From the Methanobacterium spitsbergense genome, one window contains:
- the cobI gene encoding precorrin-2 C(20)-methyltransferase, with translation MKKGKLFGVGVGPGDTDLLTIKATKILKNVEVICSPRSAKLKPSLALSIVQPILDERNEKYDILDPLFPMIEDKSALNSYWDLAAEIINTNLSDGKDVAFITLGDPTIYSTFSYVAKRIAESGYEIEIIPGITSFTGCAAAAGISLAEKDEIVVIVPKVDDRLKRIMEYGDTFVIMKTSRHSEILEEIVNQDNRDKSIISVQNCSMQDENVFEGFSKDKKYLSTTIVKFRDKK, from the coding sequence ATGAAAAAAGGAAAATTATTTGGAGTGGGAGTAGGGCCAGGAGATACCGATCTTTTAACTATTAAAGCAACTAAAATCCTTAAAAATGTCGAAGTTATATGTTCCCCAAGATCTGCTAAGTTAAAGCCTAGTCTTGCACTTTCAATAGTACAACCTATTTTAGATGAAAGGAATGAAAAATATGATATTTTAGATCCACTTTTCCCAATGATAGAAGATAAATCTGCCCTGAATTCATATTGGGATCTAGCAGCAGAGATCATTAATACTAATCTATCTGATGGCAAAGATGTCGCATTCATTACACTTGGGGATCCAACAATTTACAGTACTTTTTCTTATGTTGCTAAGAGGATAGCTGAATCGGGTTATGAGATTGAAATAATACCTGGCATAACTTCATTTACAGGATGTGCTGCTGCAGCAGGAATTTCTTTGGCTGAAAAGGATGAAATAGTAGTTATAGTTCCCAAGGTTGATGACAGGTTGAAGAGGATAATGGAATATGGAGATACATTTGTAATTATGAAAACTTCAAGGCATTCTGAAATTCTTGAAGAAATTGTTAATCAAGATAATAGAGATAAATCTATCATTTCGGTTCAAAATTGCAGTATGCAAGATGAAAATGTTTTTGAAGGATTTTCAAAGGATAAAAAATATTTATCCACTACCATTGTTAAATTTAGGGATAAAAAATAG
- a CDS encoding helicase C-terminal domain-containing protein: MESGFFCEKCGMIKARCICGKSSTKRRIYTKISKPNISEIKKSYPNVDEEIVENFPFSEPRNGQFEIITRIKDAIDNGYRYIILEAGTGTGKSAIATTLANIYQPAYILTMTKQLQSQYAIEFGYPMVKGRGNFTCRDSNFDDRCDSGTCQTVPSTQNFVCDFGITKSPFEEGNFAFNDAHGTPIYFRSNERCNYWNQKSRAVESDITLMNYDYALLELAYVQHFGKRSLMILDEAHNIEDKLMRRMELSLSNKMLEKDVKKSIPRSMLKFQDPKEWIIFIQSLYQDYKDISLTKMPKNKADRINRTKLRLSELMTNLEENPKNWVVDGSDGGITFKPLKIDVYANDRLFRHADVCLFMSATILDQDLFCKWLGIRPEEVYFLGIKSNFPASERPVHLKTVGPMSQRAIKRTAPKTIPILEKIIEHHKYEKGLIHTHNYKCQQYIMKQIKDKRLIDHKSTDREYKLRLFEKSKDPLVLVSPSMSEGVDLPYEKCQFQVIYKIPFPYLGDQQIKNRKAQDPKWYAYKTVMTLLQAYGRGMRAEDDYCETYILDGNIKMLFNNRLYKSLVPEFFKEAIVRD, encoded by the coding sequence ATGGAAAGCGGTTTCTTCTGTGAAAAGTGTGGAATGATAAAGGCACGATGTATCTGTGGTAAAAGCAGTACCAAAAGACGAATTTATACTAAAATATCCAAACCCAATATATCAGAGATTAAAAAATCATATCCAAATGTGGATGAGGAGATAGTTGAAAATTTCCCGTTTTCAGAACCAAGAAATGGTCAGTTTGAAATAATCACTAGGATTAAAGATGCAATTGATAATGGTTATCGTTACATCATACTTGAAGCAGGTACTGGGACTGGAAAATCTGCAATTGCAACTACTTTAGCTAATATCTATCAACCAGCTTATATTTTAACAATGACTAAACAATTACAATCACAATATGCCATTGAATTTGGCTACCCTATGGTTAAAGGCCGAGGGAATTTTACTTGTAGGGATTCCAACTTCGATGATAGATGCGATTCCGGTACATGCCAAACTGTTCCAAGCACCCAAAATTTTGTTTGTGACTTTGGAATCACAAAATCCCCATTTGAAGAGGGAAATTTTGCATTCAACGATGCACATGGAACCCCAATATATTTCAGATCAAATGAAAGATGTAACTACTGGAATCAAAAATCAAGAGCAGTTGAAAGTGATATCACGCTTATGAACTATGATTATGCACTTTTAGAACTTGCATATGTACAGCATTTCGGTAAAAGGAGTTTAATGATTCTTGATGAAGCCCATAACATTGAAGATAAACTCATGCGTAGAATGGAATTGAGTTTATCCAATAAAATGCTTGAAAAAGATGTTAAAAAGAGCATACCGAGAAGTATGTTGAAATTTCAGGACCCCAAAGAATGGATAATTTTCATACAATCACTTTATCAGGATTACAAGGATATAAGCCTCACAAAAATGCCAAAAAATAAGGCAGACAGAATCAACAGAACCAAATTAAGGTTGAGCGAACTCATGACCAATTTGGAAGAAAATCCCAAGAACTGGGTTGTTGATGGGTCAGATGGAGGAATAACTTTCAAGCCACTTAAAATAGATGTATATGCCAATGATAGATTATTTAGACATGCTGATGTGTGTCTATTTATGAGTGCAACCATACTAGATCAGGACTTATTTTGCAAATGGCTTGGAATTAGGCCAGAAGAAGTATATTTCTTAGGTATTAAAAGTAATTTTCCTGCTTCAGAACGTCCAGTTCATCTGAAAACGGTTGGTCCTATGTCTCAACGTGCTATTAAACGTACAGCACCAAAAACCATCCCCATTCTTGAAAAGATTATCGAACATCATAAGTACGAAAAGGGACTCATACACACACATAATTACAAGTGTCAACAGTACATTATGAAACAAATTAAAGACAAAAGACTTATTGATCATAAAAGTACAGACAGAGAATATAAATTAAGACTTTTTGAAAAAAGTAAAGACCCATTGGTTCTGGTTAGTCCTTCAATGAGTGAAGGTGTTGATTTGCCTTATGAAAAATGTCAATTCCAAGTAATATATAAAATTCCATTCCCGTATTTAGGTGATCAACAGATAAAAAATAGAAAGGCCCAAGATCCCAAATGGTATGCCTATAAAACTGTTATGACGTTGTTACAGGCATACGGGAGGGGAATGCGTGCTGAAGATGATTATTGTGAAACCTACATCCTTGATGGAAATATTAAAATGCTCTTCAATAACAGATTATACAAATCACTTGTTCCTGAATTCTTCAAAGAAGCTATTGTACGTGATTAG
- a CDS encoding CDGSH iron-sulfur domain-containing protein: MAAEKNKQKIRILKDGPYIVSGGVPLIKQGIGTDDEGNSYQWTLKITYPLKNTYSLCRCGKSKNKPFCDGAHLKTGFDGTETASKKPYMAEAAGTDGPVLTLTDVWPLCDHSRFCQRAGGIRELIANSDDPEAKKIAIEQGQNCPSGRLVVWDKETGKALEPEFEPSIAIIHDPQKKCEGPIWVRGGIPIESFDGTIYEVRNRVTLCQCGKSENKPFCDGSHWLTKDEMENWRSKWNKKDDQV, from the coding sequence ATGGCTGCTGAAAAAAATAAACAAAAAATTAGAATATTAAAAGATGGACCTTACATTGTTTCGGGAGGAGTTCCATTAATTAAACAAGGAATTGGTACAGATGATGAGGGTAATTCATATCAATGGACTTTAAAAATCACATATCCTTTAAAAAATACATATTCGCTTTGTCGTTGTGGAAAATCAAAAAATAAACCTTTTTGTGATGGGGCGCATTTAAAGACAGGTTTTGATGGAACAGAAACCGCAAGTAAGAAACCATACATGGCTGAAGCAGCGGGAACAGATGGACCAGTTCTAACCTTAACAGATGTATGGCCTTTGTGTGATCATTCACGTTTTTGTCAAAGGGCAGGCGGTATACGAGAATTAATTGCTAATTCAGATGATCCTGAAGCAAAGAAGATAGCCATTGAACAGGGTCAAAATTGTCCATCAGGAAGATTGGTTGTTTGGGATAAAGAAACTGGAAAAGCACTTGAACCTGAATTTGAACCTTCCATAGCAATTATTCATGATCCTCAAAAGAAGTGTGAAGGTCCTATATGGGTACGGGGAGGTATTCCTATAGAATCTTTTGATGGAACAATTTACGAAGTACGTAATAGGGTAACACTATGTCAATGTGGTAAATCGGAAAATAAACCTTTTTGTGATGGTAGTCATTGGTTAACTAAGGATGAGATGGAAAATTGGAGATCAAAATGGAATAAAAAAGATGATCAGGTTTAA
- a CDS encoding DODA-type extradiol aromatic ring-opening family dioxygenase, with protein sequence MSKKSLPTVFISHGAPSLLLEDISAREFLKELGKKYSYVNAVICISAHWMTQEPTINMVEKFDTIHDFYGFPPELYRIEYPANGDLELAQLTSELIQNSGIPCELDNKRGLDHGAWIPLKLMFPKANIPVFQLSIQNDMDPEKHYALGQAIGSLRQEGVLILGSGGAVHPLGYAPLRPGAKTDQWALDFDSWLTKELKIGNYDVVKNYSKFAPTPEKAHPYPDHFMPLITSMGAAEDGSIGDIIHHSWYWGDLGMGAYEFIL encoded by the coding sequence TTGAGTAAAAAATCTTTACCAACAGTTTTCATTTCTCATGGAGCACCCTCATTGTTGCTTGAAGATATCTCTGCTAGGGAATTTTTAAAGGAACTTGGAAAAAAATACAGTTATGTAAATGCAGTAATCTGTATATCAGCACATTGGATGACTCAAGAACCCACTATTAATATGGTGGAGAAATTTGATACAATCCATGACTTTTATGGATTTCCTCCAGAACTTTACAGGATTGAATATCCTGCTAATGGTGATTTAGAACTGGCTCAATTAACATCAGAATTGATACAAAATTCTGGAATACCTTGTGAACTTGATAATAAAAGGGGACTTGATCATGGTGCATGGATTCCTTTGAAACTTATGTTTCCCAAAGCTAATATTCCAGTTTTTCAACTTTCTATACAAAATGATATGGATCCTGAAAAACACTATGCATTGGGTCAGGCCATAGGCTCATTACGCCAGGAAGGAGTTTTAATATTGGGCAGTGGTGGTGCTGTTCACCCATTAGGATATGCTCCTCTAAGACCTGGTGCAAAAACAGACCAATGGGCTTTAGATTTTGATTCATGGCTCACAAAAGAATTGAAAATTGGTAATTATGATGTAGTTAAAAATTATTCTAAGTTTGCACCAACTCCTGAAAAAGCCCATCCATATCCGGACCATTTTATGCCACTTATCACATCAATGGGTGCAGCGGAAGATGGTTCAATAGGAGATATTATTCATCATAGCTGGTATTGGGGAGATTTAGGTATGGGTGCCTATGAATTTATTCTTTAA